From the genome of Haloarcula limicola, one region includes:
- the hisH gene encoding imidazole glycerol phosphate synthase subunit HisH, whose translation MNVKQTTADVVVVDYGLGNLRSVTRGLERAGANVSISEDPADFDAADGIVLPGVGAFSEGMDNAGPFREALLEQAEAGKPLFGICLGMQMLLTTSEEADHAGQGDAEGLNLVPGKNVRFSRDQTVPHMGWNELDVRRDHPLVEGIDGQYAYFVHSYYAVPDDEESVVATTDYGVDFASVVANEAGNVFGTQFHPEKSGETGLRILRNYVDYCVDQR comes from the coding sequence ATGAACGTGAAGCAGACGACCGCGGACGTGGTCGTCGTCGATTACGGGTTGGGGAACCTCCGGAGCGTCACGCGCGGGCTCGAACGCGCGGGCGCGAACGTCTCTATCTCGGAGGATCCGGCCGACTTCGACGCGGCCGACGGCATCGTCCTCCCCGGCGTGGGGGCCTTCTCCGAGGGGATGGACAACGCCGGGCCGTTCCGCGAGGCCCTCTTAGAACAGGCCGAGGCCGGTAAGCCGCTGTTCGGCATCTGCCTCGGGATGCAGATGCTCCTGACCACGAGCGAGGAGGCCGACCACGCCGGACAGGGCGACGCCGAGGGGCTGAACCTCGTCCCCGGGAAGAACGTCCGCTTCTCGCGCGACCAGACGGTGCCCCACATGGGCTGGAACGAGCTCGACGTGCGGCGCGACCACCCGCTCGTCGAGGGGATCGACGGCCAGTACGCCTACTTCGTCCACTCGTACTACGCCGTCCCCGACGACGAGGAGAGCGTCGTCGCCACCACCGACTACGGCGTCGACTTCGCCTCCGTCGTCGCCAACGAGGCCGGCAACGTCTTCGGCACCCAGTTCCACCCCGAGAAATCCGGCGAGACGGGCCTGCGGATCCTGCGGAACTACGTCGATTACTGCGTCGACCAGCGGTAG